A region of Dermochelys coriacea isolate rDerCor1 chromosome 1, rDerCor1.pri.v4, whole genome shotgun sequence DNA encodes the following proteins:
- the GJB2 gene encoding gap junction beta-2 protein isoform X2, with translation MDWGTLQKILGGVNKHSTSIGKIWLTVLFIFRVMILVVAAERVWGDEQSDFVCNTLQPGCKNVCYDHFFPISHIRLWALQLIFVSTPALLVAMHVAHRRHEKKRQLTSGEKVDIEELNKQKFHIQGPLWWTYTCSIFFRIIFEAVFMYVFYAMYDGYQMPRLLKCSAWPCPNTVDCFVSRPTEKTMFTIFMLSVSGICMLLNVAEVCYLVIKFCMKAPRKPVTFK, from the coding sequence ATGGACTGGGGAACATTGCAGAAGATTTTAGGAGGTGTGAACAAACACTCCACCAGTATTGGGAAGATCTGGCTCACTGTCCTGTTCATTTTCCGTGTTATGATCCTCGTGGTGGCTGCAGAGAGAGTCTGGGGAGACGAACAAAGTGATTTTGTCTGCAACACTCTGCAACCGGGATGCAAAAATGTTTGCTACGACCACTTCTTCCCCATCTCTCACATTAGACTGTGGGCCCTCCAGCTCATCTTTGTCTCGACTCCTGCACTTCTGGTGGCCATGCATGTTGCACACAGACGGCATGAGAAGAAAAGGCAGCTCACAAGTGGTGAGAAAGTGGATATTGAAGAACTGAATAAACAAAAGTTTCATATTCAGGGCCCCTTGTGGTGGACATACACCTGCAGCATATTCTTCAGAATCATCTTTGAAGCTGTCTTCATGTATGTGTTTTACGCCATGTATGATGGATACCAAATGCCTCGCTTACTGAAATGTAGCGCGTGGCCTTGTCCCAACACAGTGGATTGCTTTGTTTCTCGACCCACTGAGAAAACAATGTTTACTATTTTCATGCTTTCTGTGTCTGGGATCTGTATGCTGTTAAATGTGGCTGAAGTGTGTTATCTGGTGATAAAATTTTGTATGAAAGCACCTAGAAAACCAGTAACTTTTAAATAG
- the GJB2 gene encoding gap junction beta-2 protein isoform X1: MLSVPTTDLNAPIVEGEKEKVLHVQNLYRYKWIHIHNANLLFFRAHIGYHTGNFKETRSKDTEEKMDWGTLQKILGGVNKHSTSIGKIWLTVLFIFRVMILVVAAERVWGDEQSDFVCNTLQPGCKNVCYDHFFPISHIRLWALQLIFVSTPALLVAMHVAHRRHEKKRQLTSGEKVDIEELNKQKFHIQGPLWWTYTCSIFFRIIFEAVFMYVFYAMYDGYQMPRLLKCSAWPCPNTVDCFVSRPTEKTMFTIFMLSVSGICMLLNVAEVCYLVIKFCMKAPRKPVTFK, translated from the exons atgttgtcagttcCCACAACTGATTTAAATGCTCCCATAGtggaaggagagaaggaaaaagtgCTTCATGTCCAAAATCTCTACAGGTATAAGTGGATTCATATCCACAATGCAAATTTGCTCTTCTTCAGAGCTCATATTGGATATCacactggcaattttaaagagacaag GTCAAAGGACACAGAAGAGAAGATGGACTGGGGAACATTGCAGAAGATTTTAGGAGGTGTGAACAAACACTCCACCAGTATTGGGAAGATCTGGCTCACTGTCCTGTTCATTTTCCGTGTTATGATCCTCGTGGTGGCTGCAGAGAGAGTCTGGGGAGACGAACAAAGTGATTTTGTCTGCAACACTCTGCAACCGGGATGCAAAAATGTTTGCTACGACCACTTCTTCCCCATCTCTCACATTAGACTGTGGGCCCTCCAGCTCATCTTTGTCTCGACTCCTGCACTTCTGGTGGCCATGCATGTTGCACACAGACGGCATGAGAAGAAAAGGCAGCTCACAAGTGGTGAGAAAGTGGATATTGAAGAACTGAATAAACAAAAGTTTCATATTCAGGGCCCCTTGTGGTGGACATACACCTGCAGCATATTCTTCAGAATCATCTTTGAAGCTGTCTTCATGTATGTGTTTTACGCCATGTATGATGGATACCAAATGCCTCGCTTACTGAAATGTAGCGCGTGGCCTTGTCCCAACACAGTGGATTGCTTTGTTTCTCGACCCACTGAGAAAACAATGTTTACTATTTTCATGCTTTCTGTGTCTGGGATCTGTATGCTGTTAAATGTGGCTGAAGTGTGTTATCTGGTGATAAAATTTTGTATGAAAGCACCTAGAAAACCAGTAACTTTTAAATAG